A genomic segment from Necator americanus strain Aroian chromosome III, whole genome shotgun sequence encodes:
- a CDS encoding hypothetical protein (NECATOR_CHRIII.G11642.T1), which translates to MTRYSPLPSDDDFHEVFSAGGSNDVMKHFVSSSKAALLCLYCLALLILMAEYWKFMGDSETSTLPSPLQSVLYHNYCVHYNVIAPVTASFDRIGQILHVSSDVLDHRIIEQVTNWNAPVSMTVVLRSIDQYACIANFLRRIRRESAAVAQHLRAHLIFSKVWSGNCTIPQSALRSSKVRCEKAATTVEQVALYPANLARNVARMFSATKYIVITDYEHLFNEGFENIVRLVAESRLKEKPLTMLVYRIFEIDEKVIKMPRDKAELQKLYKSGDAVVFHSKYYPGAHEIDGLLDWFNKNGTDGGLFAKDRRYNRANWEPQFVSLWRIPFHDEMFPYQLRDNTVLRWEMCRAEYAIDILDDVFMFHKGIKQKSNDGRTWAIQKQNSKKFVKALEMFKARMDKEYPRTKESCPEPQR; encoded by the exons ATGACCAGATATTCCCCGCTGCCATCCGACGACGACTTCCACGAAGTTTTCAGCGCAG GTGGTTCCAATGACGTAATGAAGCACTTTGTGTCGTCCTCGAAGGCGGCGCTGCTCTGTCTCTATTGTCTAGCCCTTTTGATCCTCATGGCTGAATACTGGAAGTTTATGGGAGACTCAGAGACTAG CACTCTGCCCTCACCTTTGCAGTCTGTCCTCTATCACAACTACTGCGTCCACTACAACGTCATTGCTCCCGTCACCGCAAGTTTTGATCGGATTGGTCAGATACTGCACGTCAGTTCTGATGTGCTTGACCACAGGATTATTGAGCAG GTAACCAACTGGAATGCTCCCGTATCAATGACTGTAGTACTACGCTCAATAGACCAGTACGCTTGTATCGCGAATTTT CTGAGGCGTATCCGACGTGAATCTGCGGCTGTGGCGCAACATCTTCGTGCACATCTCATATTCTCAAAAGTATGGTCGGGGAACTGTACAATTCCGCAATCCGCACTCAGATCTTCAAAAGTTCGATGCGAAAAGGCTGCAACTACCGTGGAGCAAGTGGCACTCTATCCAGCCAATCTAGCAAGGAATGTTGCTCGTATG TTCTCGGCAACAAAATACATCGTCATCACTGACTATGAACATCTCTTTAACGAAG GTTTCGAGAATATCGTGCGACTGGTGGCCGAGAGTCGACTGAAGGAGAAACCACTTACTATGCTTGTctacagaatttttgaaattgatgaaaaggtcatcaa GATGCCGCGAGACAAAGCCGAACTGCAAAAGTTGTACAAGTCAGGAGATGCTGTGGTCTTCCATTCAAAATACTATCCAG GTGCGCACGAAATTGATGGACTTTTAGACTGGTTCAATAAGAATGGTACCGACGGAGGACTTTTCGCAAAAGATAGAAG ATACAACCGTGCAAACTGGGAGCCGCAATTCGTTTCTCTCTGGCGAATTCCATTTCATGATGAGATGTTTCCCTATCAACTAAGGGACAATACAGTACTG AGATGGGAGATGTGTCGTGCAGAGTACGCAATAGATATTCTGGACGATGTGTTCATGTTCCACAAAGGGATCAAGCAGAAGTCGAACGATGGAAGGACATGGGCCATTCAGAAGCAGAATTCGAAGAA GTTCGTGAAGGCATTGGAAATGTTCAAGGCTCGCATGGACAAAGAATACCCACGCACAAAAGAGAGCTGCCCTGAACCCCAACGATAG